Sequence from the Natronomonas marina genome:
CACCCACTCGAACGCATCGTAGAGGTCCTCGCACATCCCCCAGTCCTCCTCGTGGAAGTAGCAGGTATCGAGCCGATCCATAGTGGGTAGTGCTATCACACTACCAATTAACCGTTTCGACCACCGGCTACACGTCAGGAAACGAGTTCGAGGCATCCGAAAATATAAATATTTCGCCTGTTACCGAATAACACGATGGACGACATACTCCTGGCAGTCGATGGGAACGAGGGCACCGAAACCGCGATCGAACGCGGCATCAGCCTTGCCGACCAGTACGGGGCGAACCTCCACATCCTCTACGTCGTCGACACTGGCGCCGTGCCGGCGCTGGCCGATTCCGCAGCGGTCATAGAGAAGCTACAGAACAGGGGCGACGATGCGCTGGAAGACGCCGTCGAACGGGCGGAACGAGCGGGCCTGGACACGATCGAAACGAACGTGGAGCACGACCGTCCGTCCGAAGGAATCCTGGAATACGCCGAGGAGAACGACGTCGACCTGATCGTCATGGGGACCCGTGGCCGGGCGGGACTCGAGCGACGACTGCTCGGTAGCGTCTCGGATCGGGTCGTTCGTCTCGCCGAAATCCCGGTGCTCACCGTACCGGATCGAGAGTAGTCCCGCCTCACATCCCGGCTCCGCCGAGCGGAACCGCGACGGGAAGGTAAGACCGGGCGCCAGGACGGACTCCAGTCGAGGACGGGATAGTCGTCCAGATCGGGATCAGAACAGCATCGCGCCGTGTTTCCGGCCCGGACGGTACTTTTCCTTCCCGTCGTACACTTCCAGCCGGTTTGCGACCTCCGCCCGGAGGTCGCGGGGCGGGACGAGTTCGTCGACGACCATCTCGGAGGCGAGTTTGTGGATGTCGATGTCCTCGCGGTACTCCTCGCGG
This genomic interval carries:
- a CDS encoding universal stress protein; this encodes MDDILLAVDGNEGTETAIERGISLADQYGANLHILYVVDTGAVPALADSAAVIEKLQNRGDDALEDAVERAERAGLDTIETNVEHDRPSEGILEYAEENDVDLIVMGTRGRAGLERRLLGSVSDRVVRLAEIPVLTVPDRE